The genomic DNA GCACAGCGGTTGCGCTCACCATCTCCTTTATCTTAACGGTGTGGTTTTTTCGCGACGGCAGGCGCGCTCGCGAAGCCGGCTAAATCTCGCCTTGTTGGAAGGCGAAGCTCCTGCCGAGCCTTATCGTTGCGAGGGAGGTAGTGACGGAAGCAATGTCCCGCGTGTGTGCAGGAGATTGCTTCGCGATTCCGTCGTGCACAATGACATATGGAACACGACCTTACGCAGATACCATCATCACAGGAACAGGGCGATGCAACGCATCAATAAGTTACATCTCGCACTACTCGCTGGCACGGTACTGCTGACAGTGCCCTGGCTGAGTGTAGCGTTCAGGGCGCACCCTTCGGCGATAATGACCGTATTGCTGTCCGGTCTGGCGATACTGGGTGCGGCGTTTCTCATCTCGTGGTCGGCGGAGCTGGCGCAGTTCGACGTGTCGCGCTCGTTGGCAATGGCGTTGCTGGCGCTGATTGCGGTGCTGCCCGAGTATGCGGTGGATATCTACCTGGCATGGAAGGCGGCTCACCATCCTGAATATATCCCGCTGGTGGCAGCAAACATGACGGGCGCGAACCGCCTGCTGGTGGGCATCGGCTGGTCGGGAGTGGTGTTTCTGGGGTGGCTGGCGTTGCGCAAGCAAGGTAAGCTGCCATCAAACGGTCAGATACCCATTGAGCCGGTGCTGGCTATAGAGGTGACTGTGCTCATTGTTGCTACACTGTACTCTCTGCTGCTGCCGCTCAAAGCCACCATTACTGTATGGGATGCAGTGATATTCGTGCTGATGTTTGCTGGCTATGTGTGGCTGGCGGGGCGCGCCCCCCATATCGAGCCTGAACCAGCGGGACCGGTAGCCACGCTTGCTGAACTCCCCAAAGTGTGGAGGCGTGCGGCATACGTGCTGATGTTCCTGTACTCCGGCTTTATCATCCTGATAGCCACCGAACCGTTCACCGAGGGGCTGATCCATCTGGGCAAGAGCTTCGGCATCAGCGAGTTCGTGCTGATTCAGTGGCTTGCCCCGCTGGCTTCCGAGTCGCCGGAGATGATTATCCTGTGCTACTTCGCGCTGCGCGGGCATGTGGCATCCGCCATGTCGGCGATTATCTCGTCCAAAATCAACCAGTGGACTCTGCTCATCGGTTCCCTGCCTGTCATCTACTCGATATCCGCAGGGCATATTTCCTTCCTGCCTATGGAACCGCGCCCACGCGAGGAGGTGTTACTCACGGCGGCACAGTCGCTGTTTGCCTGCGCGGTGATTGCCAACCGCTTCTTCAGCCGTCTAGAGGCGCTGCTTTTGTTTGTGCTGTTTAGTGCACAGCTGCTGATACCCAGTGTGACAGTGCGCTACGGCTTCACCGTGCTCTACTTCGTGCTGGCCATAGGATGGCTGTTCGCCTATCGTCGCGAAGTGGGCGTGAATCTGAGCATCTTCCTGCGTCTAGCGAGGCGGTTGCCCGTGCCCGAGGAGGTCACCTGATGCACCGCCTGCTGCGGGCACGCGAATTCGGTATCCTGATAGTGCTGGCGGCGGAAATCGCCGCCTTTAGCATCTTGACGCACCGCCCTGACCGTCCGAACCCCATGCTCGGCGCCGATAACCTGCTGGCTACCGTGCGCGACATGACCGTCCTCGCTATAGCTGCGCTCGGCTCCTGCGTCATTATTATCTCCGGCGGGATTGACCTGTCGGTCGGTTCCTGTATCGCGTTGACCTCGGTAGTTACCGCGCACGCGATTGTATCGGGTTACTCACCTCTGGCGGCGTCTGTGCTGGGGGTGCTGACGGCGATAGTGATAGGTCTTCTGTCCGCGACCTTCGTCACCCGCGCCAAGCTGCCTCCCTTCATCGCCACGTTGGGCATGATGAGCATTGCGCGTGGGCTGGCATACCTGATTACCAGAGGTGCCACCATTCCCATTCCCGACTCAGCGTTCACGCGCGGGCTGGGCAGCGGGATGATACCGCTTCCGGGGCTGTCGGTTCCTGTGCCGGTATTATTGTTGTTGGCGTGCGCACTGCTGTTCCACCTGCTGATGACGCGCACGCGCTGGGGGCGCGAGATCTATGCGCTGGGCGGCAACGAGGAAGCCGCGCGTTTGTCGGGTGTGCCGATAAGGCGTCTGAAGTACATGGTGTACGCGCTGGGCGGGCTGATGGCTGGGCTGGCGGGGGTGATATTCACCGCCTATTACGGCACGGGGCAATCTACCGCCGCCATGGGCTGGGAGCTGGACGCCATCGCCTCGGTGGTCATCGGCGGAGGCAGCCTGTCGGGTGGACGTGGCTCGATATGGGGCACCTGCATCGGTGCGCTCATCTTTCAGGTGTTGCGCAGTGGTCTGGCGATGGTGGGCGCGTCCGACTACAACCAGCTCATCATCGGCGCGGTGGTGATTGCGGTTGTAGCGTTTGACCAGATGACGAGCAGGCGTCGCATGGGAATGGGTTGACCTTACAACCCTCAGAGAAGGCAAGTCTTGGTAAAAACAGCAGATGTGATCACCTGTGAGCAGATAGATGGAGATGCCCTACGAAGTATAATGAAAATGCCAAACGGAGGTGCATGAACCGTGACTTCTAACCGCTTCCTGATCGAATCCACCCCGCCCTTGCGGGAACTCTCCGCCGAGGCCCGGCGGGAGAAAGCCATCCGCCACGGGCATATCTCCACGCTCCACGTGTGGTGGTCTCGAAAGCCGCTGGTGACCGCCCGCGCCGCCGCGCTGGGCGCGCTGCTGACCGATGACGAGGACGTCTCGCCGGACTTCATCAAAAACCTCTGCCGGTGGGAGGTGCACGACGGCGACCCCGGCGGGCGTTACCTGCTGGAGCAGGCCCGCGCCCTCATCCGCCGACGCTACGGCACGACGCCCCCGAAAGTGCTGGACTCCTTCGCCGGCGGCGGCTCGATCCCGCTGGAGGCCTTGCGCCTTGGCGCTGAGGCACACGCCGTGGAATACAACCCCGTGGCCTACCTCATCCTCAAGGCGACCGTGGAATATCCCCAGCGCTACGGGCACCGGCTGGTGAGCGAAGTAAAGCGCTGGGGCGACTGGGTGCTGGAACAAGCCCGCGGCGAACTGTCCGCTTTCTACCCCCCTCTCCCTGTGGGAGAGGGGCCGGGGGTGAGGTCTAGCAGCGAAACCCCCATCGCCTACCTCTGGCGCCGCACCATTCGCTGTCCCAACCCCGCCTGCGGCGCCGAAATCCCCCTGGCGGTTCAGTGGTGGCTCGCTCGCAAGGACAACAAGAAGGTGGCGCTCCAGCCCATCCCGAACCGGGCGGAAAAACGGGTGGATTTCGCCATCGTGGAGGGCAAGCGGATTGATTTCGACCCCTCAAAGGGGACGGTGAGCCGCGGCAACGCCGTCTGCCTGGTCTGCAACACCAGCGTGAAGGACGACTACGTGAAAGCCGAGGCACAGGCTGGGCGCATGGGGCATCGCCTGGTGGCGGTGGTCACTACGCGCGGGCGCGGCCAAGGGCGCAACTACCGCCTGGCCACGGATGCGGACCTGGCCGCCTTCCGCAAAGCCGAAGAAGCGCTGCGGGCGCTCGTGCAAACGCCCTCGCCCTGGCCCTTCAACCTCCCCTGGGTGCCGGAGGAGCCTTTTCCGGGCATGATAGGGGGTCAGGGATTTTTCAAATATGGAAAGGTCCCAAAATACGGCGCGGAGGTCTGGGGCCAGCTCTTCAACCCCCGCCAGTTGCTGGCGCTGGTGACCTTTGGCAAGTGGGTGCGGGCGGCGCACCGGGAGATCCTGCGCCAGACCCACGACCCCGACTTCGCCCAAGCCGTGGCGACGTATCTGGGGTTGGCGGTGGATTTTGTGGCGAATTATAACTGCATACTTGCGAGCAACCACGCCAGTAAAGAAGTCTTGCGTGCTGCGATGGCAGGCCATCACCTACATATGGTTTGGGACTACGCAGAGACGAATCCGCTTCAGGACGAGGCGGGGAGCGGTTGGGGCGCGGCGATGGAATGGCTCATCCGTTACCTCACCCGCGAATCCCGCATCCCGCAGGTCGGCTCTGCCCATCTCGGCTCGGCGGCGGCGCTCCCCTTCCCGGACAAGCATTTCGACGCCGTGGTGATTGACCCGCCCTATGCGGATAATGTGCCCTATGCGGACCTTTCGGACTTCTTCTATGTGTGGCTGCGGCGCACCGTGGGAGACCTCTACCCCGAAGCCTTCAGCACGCCGCTGGTGCCCAAGGACGAGGAAGCCGTCGTCAACCCGGCGCGCTTCGGCGGCAGAAAAGAGGGCGAGCGAATCGCCCAGGCACACTACCAGCGCCTGATGCAGAAGTCCTTTGAGGAGATTTACCGCGTGCTCAAGCCCGAAGGCATGGCGGTGGTGATGTTCACCCACCGCTCCACCGCAGCGTGGGAAAGCCTCATCCGGAGCCTTTTAGATGCCGGGCTGTACCCCACCGCCTCCTGGCCCGTGCACACGGAGATGGAAGCCTCCACCCACCAGCGGGGCAAGGGCGCCATCCAGAGCACCATCCTGATGGCTTGCCGGCGGCGTCCGGAGAACGCCGGCGTCGGCTGGTACGCCCAGGTGCGGGCGGAGCTGGAGCGGGTCATCCCCGAACGCTTGCGGGAGTTCTGGAGTGCGGGCATTCGCGGGGCGGACTTCTTCATCTCCTCCATCGGCCCGGCGGTGGGCGTCTTCGGCAGGTATCGCAAGGTGATGCGCCCGGATGGGGTGGAGGTCACGGTGGGCGACCTTCTGGACGAGGCGCGCACCATCGTCACCGCCTTCGCCCTGGAGCAGTTGGGGCTTTCGCGCCTGGACGAGCCGACGCGCTTTTACGTGCTCTACCGCTGGGCATACGGTGGGGAGGAACTCTCCTTTGACGAGGGCAACAAGTTAGCCAAGAGCGTCGGTGTGGAGTTGGACTCTCTTTCGGCACAGCATCGCCTGGTGGAGCGCCGTGGCGACAAAGTGCAGGTGCCCATCTTCGTCAGGCGCATGGAGGACGAGGCGTATCGCAGGTGGCTGCAGCGGGCGCTGGACGATGGGATGCTGGGGCGGCTGCCTGCGGTGGACCAGTTGCACCTGTTGCTCTACCTGTGGCGCAGAGGCGAGGTGGAGGCGCTGTCCGCCGCTCTGGGGCGCGCCGGTGTGCTGGCTGAGGACCACCCCCTGTGGGGGACGGCGCAGGCGCTTCTGGAGGTGGAACAGGGTGCAAACGGCGGGGAGGTAAAGGAAGAGGCGACGGTGTTGGCGCAGCTTCTGGGCAGCAAGCGCAGCCTCTTGCGTGGGGTGGAGGCGGCTCAGGCCGCCGCCCAGCAGTTGCGTTTGTTCTAGTCGCTGAGAGTACTTGTTTAGCGCGGAGGACACAAAGAGCGCAGAGACGATGGTGGTAGTGCTGCTGCTGGCGGCAGGTTTTCTGCCCGTTCCGCGTGCAGGGTGACTGACCATTGCGGCGTGGGTGGTGTATTACCTGCGTTTCAGGGAGTAAGGTATTGCTACGCCGCCCACGCCGCCTCCTCTACGCCCACCCACTTCGCCAGCGTCTCCGCCAGCCGGTCGCGCTTGACGGGCTTGCTCAGGTAGTCGTCCATGCCCGTTTCCAGGCAAGCGCGGCGGTCGCTTTCCATCGAGTGGGCGGTCATGGCGATGATGATGCGGTGCTCTCCCGTGGCGCGTTCCGCTTCGCGGATGCGCCGGGTGGCTTCGTAACCATCCATCTCGGGCATCTGCACGTCCATCAGGATGATGTCGTACTCGCCGGTCAGTGCTTTTTGCACCGCTTCCGCCCCGTTAACGGCGACGTCCACAGAGCAGCCGAGCGACTCCAGCATCTTCACCGCCACCATACGGTTGACCTCGTTGTCCTCCGCCAGTAATACATAGCAATGGGTGAATCTGGGGAAGGTGGAGAGCGTTGCATCTTTCGACTGGTATACCTCTTCTGCTATTGGCAGGGTCAGGTCCACCCAGAAGGTGCTGCCTTTGCCCGGCTCGCTCTGCACGCTAATCTGCCCTCCCATCATCTCCACCAGCTTCTTGCTGATAGCCAGCCCCAAACCGGTGCCGCCGTAACGGCGGGTGATGGAGCCGTCCGCCTGCGTGAACTCATCGAAGATGCGCGGCAGGCTTTCGGGTGGAATGCCGATACCGGTATCGCTGACACGGATGCGCAATTTCGCCTGCCTGTTGTGCTCATTGCCTGTCTCTCCGAGATACTCGAGACCGACGGTAATGCTGCCTTGCTCGGTAAATTTCGTTGCGTTGTTCACCAGGTTGTTCACTATCTGGCGGATACGCAGTTCATCGCCCACTACCGCTCGAGGTACGTTCGGCGCGATGTTTGTGTATAGCCCCAGTCCCTTGCTGCGTGCGGGAGAGGCGAACAATGCGGCGACCTCTTTCAGCATCTGTACAGGGTCAAACGGCTCGGGATTCAAAGTCATGCGCCCGGACTCTATCTTGGAGAGGTCGAGTATATCGTTGATAATACCCATGAGTGTGTTCGCGCTGCCTTGCACCATGCTCAGGTACTCGCGCTGTTCGGCATTGAGCGGGGTATCTGCCAGCAGGTCCAGCATTCCGATGATTCCGTTCATGGGCGTGCGGATTTCGTGGCTCATGTTGGCGAGGAACGCGGACTTAGCCCGGCTCGCCGCCTCAGCTACCTCCGCCAGACGAGTGGCTTCCGATAGCGCGTCCTGCAATTGCTGGTTCATTTCCGCCAGGGCTTCTACCATCTTTGTGCGTTCGATAGCAATACCTGCGATATGCGTCACCACCTCTGCGACCTGTTGCTCACCCTCAGAAGGATAGTGTCTGAAGGGATAGAAGGCAGTGAACACCCCCAGCACCTGTCCGGAGCTGGAGCGAATAGGCAACGAGTAGCAGGCTACGACGTCAGTCAGTTCGTCGGTGTGCTGGAAGCTGTGCCAGAGTGGGCTGATACTGGTATCGGGCACGATGACCGGTTCGTTGCGAAAGGCAGCTGCGCCGCTGGGAGAAGTGGTGTTGCCTACCGGCTGCTGCGCCAAAACACGGCGAAGCCTTTCATCGAAGCTAGGTGCAGCAAACAGTTGCAGGTGCTCACCGTTTCTCAGCATCACGGCACACTTGGTCCCCGTGTATAGTGCCTCGAACTGTCGGCACAAGGAATCCAGTAAATCGGTCAGCGGTACGTTGCGAGTAACTTTTTCCAGCACCTCCAGTTCAAACTCCAGCAGTCCTGCGCGGGTGGTGACCAGCTGGTTGTATTCGGACTGGCGGCGCGAGTAGTAGGCGACAACCCCCACCCCCACAGCAAAAATCAACGCGAGGATGGTAGCAGCAGATACTGCCAGCCGCAGCCCGGCAAGCCGTCCCATCAGACTGTCTACCGACATTGACACCGCAACCGCCTGAGGGTGTTGCTTATCCGCCGTCCTGACGGGCACATATGCGCCAATATAGTCACGCCCCTGCTCAACGTGACTGTCTGGCTCCACCAGCGTCACCTGGAAGCGCAGAGCGTTCATCAACTCCGGTGGCGCAGACGGTTGCTCCCCGGAGTCGCCGGATTTGGCTGCGCTGAGAAGCAACACCGGTTTCCCTTCATGGAGCGCATAAACGCGAATGTCATGCAGGTCTGAGGAGAGACGAAGCAAATTGCTCAGCGCATCTTGTGCAGCACTCTGCGGGCGTATCTGGGATGCACAGCTGGTCTCCAGAGTGTGTGCAGCAAGCTTCGCCGTGTACAGAAGCTCTTGACGTGCCTCGTGCTCTACGAGGTCCCGAGCATGTATGTATATCGCGCTGCTACCCAGCAGTGCAACGGCAAAGGTAATCACCGTGAACGCTATGCCGAACACTGCAGCAGCGCGTCCGCTGGTTGCGCTAACCTGTGTGTCCATTATCTCCACCCTTGCTACGTCGTTCGTCTCGGAGCGACGACCTTCATGTTGTGCTTGAGTGAACATTGGCTTCCTTCCCGGTTGTATTCTTATCAGTGGCATTATCGGTAGCAACATGGTTATATTGCATACTTCTGCGTAAAAACCGGTATTGTTCTGGGGGTTGAGGGTGTTCGAGAATTGTTGAGAAGTTGGTTGTAGCGCAAGGAGAGAGGCGTTCTTGCTATCCCTGCCTTACCTCACCCCCGTCCCCTCTCCTACGAGGAGAGGGGCGTTCCCCCTTCCCTTGCAGGGAAGGGGGCAAGGGGGTTAGGTTATCTATCCATTCAACCAGCAATTTCGAACACCCTCCTGGGGGTTTGACTTTCCCTCGAGGTTTCTTCCATAATAGGAATGCTTGTATCTGCTTTGAG from Armatimonadota bacterium includes the following:
- the rbsC gene encoding ribose ABC transporter permease: MHRLLRAREFGILIVLAAEIAAFSILTHRPDRPNPMLGADNLLATVRDMTVLAIAALGSCVIIISGGIDLSVGSCIALTSVVTAHAIVSGYSPLAASVLGVLTAIVIGLLSATFVTRAKLPPFIATLGMMSIARGLAYLITRGATIPIPDSAFTRGLGSGMIPLPGLSVPVPVLLLLACALLFHLLMTRTRWGREIYALGGNEEAARLSGVPIRRLKYMVYALGGLMAGLAGVIFTAYYGTGQSTAAMGWELDAIASVVIGGGSLSGGRGSIWGTCIGALIFQVLRSGLAMVGASDYNQLIIGAVVIAVVAFDQMTSRRRMGMG
- a CDS encoding DNA methylase, which codes for MTSNRFLIESTPPLRELSAEARREKAIRHGHISTLHVWWSRKPLVTARAAALGALLTDDEDVSPDFIKNLCRWEVHDGDPGGRYLLEQARALIRRRYGTTPPKVLDSFAGGGSIPLEALRLGAEAHAVEYNPVAYLILKATVEYPQRYGHRLVSEVKRWGDWVLEQARGELSAFYPPLPVGEGPGVRSSSETPIAYLWRRTIRCPNPACGAEIPLAVQWWLARKDNKKVALQPIPNRAEKRVDFAIVEGKRIDFDPSKGTVSRGNAVCLVCNTSVKDDYVKAEAQAGRMGHRLVAVVTTRGRGQGRNYRLATDADLAAFRKAEEALRALVQTPSPWPFNLPWVPEEPFPGMIGGQGFFKYGKVPKYGAEVWGQLFNPRQLLALVTFGKWVRAAHREILRQTHDPDFAQAVATYLGLAVDFVANYNCILASNHASKEVLRAAMAGHHLHMVWDYAETNPLQDEAGSGWGAAMEWLIRYLTRESRIPQVGSAHLGSAAALPFPDKHFDAVVIDPPYADNVPYADLSDFFYVWLRRTVGDLYPEAFSTPLVPKDEEAVVNPARFGGRKEGERIAQAHYQRLMQKSFEEIYRVLKPEGMAVVMFTHRSTAAWESLIRSLLDAGLYPTASWPVHTEMEASTHQRGKGAIQSTILMACRRRPENAGVGWYAQVRAELERVIPERLREFWSAGIRGADFFISSIGPAVGVFGRYRKVMRPDGVEVTVGDLLDEARTIVTAFALEQLGLSRLDEPTRFYVLYRWAYGGEELSFDEGNKLAKSVGVELDSLSAQHRLVERRGDKVQVPIFVRRMEDEAYRRWLQRALDDGMLGRLPAVDQLHLLLYLWRRGEVEALSAALGRAGVLAEDHPLWGTAQALLEVEQGANGGEVKEEATVLAQLLGSKRSLLRGVEAAQAAAQQLRLF